From Roseisolibacter agri, a single genomic window includes:
- the lpxB gene encoding lipid-A-disaccharide synthase, whose protein sequence is MSASEAGARREVLFVAGEASGDLHAAGVAAALKKLRPDLHLTGVGGHHMRQAGVELLEDTGRMAVMGFVEVLRHVPAHYALLRRLRARLQSGRVALLVLVDYPGFNMRVAAEARRAGVPVLYFITPQVWAWRKNRLARMAQVISRAAVILPFEEKLLREHGIDATFVGHPLLDRAEGLPTCEEARARLGIPPDGPLLALFPGSRVQEIERHLDAFVATARRLESEVKGLRVVVSVAPTVTIDPARCPYPMVQSGSLMLLRASTAALCKSGTTTLESAVAGCPLIVAYRTSSWTYAIARRVVEIPRIGLVNVVAAREVAREFVQDDVQPDAMADALLPLLRGGSERNRMRDALAKVRSSLGRPGAAGRVAQIASEMLP, encoded by the coding sequence GTGAGCGCGTCCGAAGCGGGTGCACGCCGGGAGGTCCTGTTCGTCGCCGGCGAGGCGTCGGGCGACCTGCACGCCGCGGGAGTGGCGGCGGCGCTGAAGAAGCTTCGGCCCGACCTCCACCTCACCGGCGTCGGTGGGCACCACATGCGCCAGGCGGGCGTCGAGCTGCTCGAGGACACGGGCCGCATGGCGGTGATGGGGTTCGTCGAGGTGCTGCGCCACGTGCCGGCGCACTACGCGCTGCTGCGGCGGCTGCGCGCGCGGCTGCAGAGCGGGCGCGTCGCGCTGCTCGTGCTGGTGGACTATCCCGGCTTCAACATGCGCGTGGCGGCCGAGGCGCGCCGCGCGGGCGTGCCGGTGCTGTACTTCATCACGCCGCAGGTCTGGGCGTGGCGCAAGAACCGCCTCGCGCGGATGGCGCAGGTGATCTCGCGGGCGGCCGTCATCCTCCCGTTCGAGGAGAAGCTGCTGCGCGAGCACGGCATCGATGCGACGTTCGTCGGCCACCCGCTGCTCGATCGCGCCGAGGGGCTGCCGACGTGCGAGGAGGCGCGCGCGCGGCTCGGCATCCCGCCGGACGGGCCGCTGCTGGCGCTCTTCCCAGGCAGTCGCGTCCAGGAGATCGAGCGGCACCTCGACGCGTTCGTCGCGACCGCGCGCCGGCTGGAGTCGGAGGTGAAGGGGCTGCGCGTCGTCGTCAGCGTCGCGCCCACCGTCACGATCGATCCCGCGCGCTGTCCGTATCCGATGGTGCAGTCCGGATCGCTCATGCTGCTGCGCGCGTCGACGGCGGCGCTGTGCAAGAGCGGCACGACGACCCTGGAGTCCGCGGTCGCGGGCTGCCCGCTCATCGTCGCCTATCGCACCAGCAGCTGGACGTACGCGATCGCGCGGCGCGTCGTCGAGATCCCGCGCATCGGGCTCGTGAACGTCGTCGCCGCGCGCGAGGTGGCGCGCGAGTTCGTGCAGGACGACGTACAGCCCGACGCGATGGCCGACGCGCTGCTGCCGCTGCTGCGCGGCGGCTCGGAGCGCAATCGGATGCGCGACGCGCTCGCGAAGGTCCGCTCGTCGCTCGGTCGTCCGGGCGCTGCCGGACGCGTCGCGCAGATCGCGAGCGAGATGCTCCCGTGA
- a CDS encoding lysophospholipid acyltransferase family protein — MPLRVRLGVAAGTVVLRLLALTWRFREVGREGWHALRATPGTGVVVACWHGQLLPLVWHHRGEGVAVLISEHRDGEIIARVARALGYDTVRGSTSRGGGRALLELVGVLRRGREIAVTPDGPRGPRHTFAPGALIAAQRAGVPIIGVVAHVDRSWRLRSWDRFEIPKPFARITVAYGDPTPVPGATPREAAEHGAAFAALMDALGARAESAARAAR, encoded by the coding sequence GTGCCCCTGCGCGTCCGCCTCGGGGTGGCCGCGGGAACCGTCGTGCTGCGGCTGCTCGCGCTCACCTGGCGCTTCCGCGAGGTCGGGCGGGAGGGGTGGCATGCGCTGCGCGCGACGCCCGGCACCGGCGTCGTGGTCGCGTGCTGGCACGGGCAGCTGCTGCCCCTCGTCTGGCACCACCGCGGCGAGGGCGTGGCGGTCCTCATCAGCGAGCACCGCGACGGCGAGATCATCGCCCGCGTCGCGCGTGCCCTCGGCTACGACACGGTGCGCGGCTCGACGTCGCGCGGCGGCGGCCGCGCGCTGCTGGAGCTGGTCGGCGTGCTGCGACGCGGCCGCGAGATCGCCGTCACGCCGGACGGCCCGCGCGGCCCGCGGCACACGTTCGCGCCCGGCGCGCTGATCGCCGCACAGCGCGCCGGGGTGCCGATCATCGGGGTCGTGGCGCACGTCGACCGGAGCTGGCGGCTGCGGAGCTGGGACCGCTTCGAGATCCCGAAGCCGTTCGCACGCATCACGGTGGCGTACGGCGATCCGACGCCGGTGCCGGGGGCGACGCCGCGCGAGGCCGCGGAGCACGGCGCGGCGTTCGCGGCGCTGATGGACGCGTTGGGCGCGCGTGCCGAATCGGCCGCGCGCGCCGCGCGATAA
- the lpxK gene encoding tetraacyldisaccharide 4'-kinase: MDLARLAERVWYGDDVAAGVARAALAPLSMLFRAGVATRGALYDRGLSATHALPLPAISVGNLTVGGTGKTPVAAWIARTLRERGARPAIVLRGVGDDESRVHALLNPDVPVVVAPDRVAGTEQARALGADVVVLDDAFQHRRAARTVDLVLLAAERGLRHARLLPAGPYREGLDALGRASVVVVTRKSTSRAEADALLAALAARAPGAGHALVHLAPHELRAWEDHAGTAERGGAADVTALAGARVLAVSGIGDPRAFESQLRAAGAEVVTAAFADHHAYTAADVDTLVARARAVDRVVCTLKDAVKLGPLWPRGAPTLWYVSQRVTVERGERVLEDSLGRLLAART; encoded by the coding sequence GTGGATCTGGCCCGCCTCGCGGAGCGCGTCTGGTATGGTGACGACGTGGCGGCCGGCGTGGCACGCGCGGCGCTCGCTCCGCTCTCGATGCTCTTCCGCGCCGGCGTCGCCACGCGCGGCGCCCTGTACGACCGCGGGCTGTCCGCGACGCACGCGCTCCCGCTCCCCGCGATCTCCGTTGGCAACCTCACCGTGGGCGGCACCGGGAAGACGCCGGTCGCCGCCTGGATCGCACGCACGCTGCGCGAGCGCGGCGCGCGGCCGGCGATCGTGCTCCGGGGCGTCGGCGACGACGAGTCGCGGGTGCACGCGCTGCTGAATCCGGACGTGCCGGTCGTCGTCGCCCCGGATCGCGTCGCGGGTACCGAGCAGGCGCGGGCGCTTGGCGCCGACGTGGTCGTGCTCGACGACGCATTCCAGCACCGCCGCGCCGCACGCACGGTGGACCTGGTGCTGCTCGCGGCGGAGCGCGGGCTGCGGCACGCGCGGCTGCTGCCCGCCGGCCCGTACCGCGAGGGGCTCGACGCGCTGGGGCGTGCGAGCGTCGTCGTCGTGACGCGGAAGTCGACGTCGCGCGCGGAGGCCGACGCGCTGCTGGCGGCGCTCGCGGCGCGCGCGCCGGGCGCCGGGCACGCGCTCGTGCACCTCGCACCCCACGAGCTGCGCGCGTGGGAGGACCACGCCGGGACCGCGGAACGTGGGGGAGCCGCCGACGTCACGGCGCTCGCCGGCGCGCGCGTCCTCGCGGTCTCGGGCATCGGCGACCCGCGGGCGTTCGAGAGCCAGCTGCGCGCCGCGGGCGCCGAGGTCGTCACAGCGGCGTTCGCGGACCATCACGCCTACACGGCGGCGGACGTCGACACGCTCGTGGCGCGCGCGCGCGCCGTCGATCGGGTCGTGTGCACGCTCAAGGACGCGGTCAAGCTCGGCCCCTTGTGGCCTCGCGGCGCGCCGACCCTGTGGTATGTTTCCCAGCGCGTGACGGTCGAGCGCGGGGAGCGGGTCCTGGAGGACTCGCTCGGCCGCCTGCTCGCGGCGCGAACGTAG
- a CDS encoding Glu/Leu/Phe/Val family dehydrogenase yields MATDLRLPTSNIVLPDKDRFLNEENPFEAMMSRFDRAAALLDLDPGIYQVLRHPEKQITVSVPVMMDNGEVRVFTGHRVLYNTSRGPAKGGIRFDMAVNLDEVTALAAWMTWKCAVVNLPFGGAKGGVVCDPLQMSVGELERLTRRYTAGIIDTLGPDSDVPAPDVNTNERVMAWIMDTYSMHVRHTVTAVVTGKPVEMGGSLGRREATGRGVMFVVREALAHLGRPMAGATVAVQGFGNVGSVAAKLLAEQGCRIVGISDRTGGFHNPEGIDVAAAIAHVQKHKSLDGFNGGDQLSNEELLELDVDVLVPAALENVITSKNAARVKARIIAEGANGPTSAGADAILEEKGIFVIPDILANAGGVTVSYFEWVQDRGGYFWSEDTVNERLRDIMTRSFQDVLALSRQHRVNMRTAAYMLSITRVATVHKLRGIYA; encoded by the coding sequence ATGGCCACCGATCTGCGCCTCCCCACGTCCAACATCGTCCTGCCCGACAAGGACCGCTTCCTCAACGAGGAGAACCCGTTCGAGGCCATGATGTCGCGCTTCGACCGGGCGGCCGCGCTGCTCGATCTGGATCCCGGCATCTACCAGGTGCTGCGGCATCCCGAGAAGCAGATCACGGTGAGCGTGCCCGTGATGATGGACAACGGCGAGGTGCGCGTCTTCACCGGTCACCGCGTGCTGTACAACACGTCGCGCGGGCCGGCCAAGGGCGGCATCCGCTTCGACATGGCGGTGAACCTCGACGAGGTGACCGCGCTCGCGGCCTGGATGACCTGGAAGTGCGCCGTCGTGAACCTGCCGTTCGGCGGCGCGAAGGGCGGCGTCGTGTGCGATCCGCTGCAGATGAGCGTCGGGGAGCTGGAGCGCCTGACGCGTCGCTACACGGCCGGCATCATCGACACGCTCGGTCCGGACTCGGACGTGCCCGCGCCCGACGTCAACACGAACGAGCGCGTGATGGCGTGGATCATGGACACGTACTCCATGCACGTCCGCCACACGGTCACCGCCGTCGTCACCGGCAAGCCGGTGGAGATGGGCGGCTCGCTCGGCCGCCGCGAGGCGACTGGCCGCGGCGTGATGTTCGTGGTGCGCGAGGCGCTCGCGCATCTCGGCCGTCCGATGGCCGGCGCCACGGTCGCCGTGCAGGGCTTCGGCAACGTCGGCTCGGTGGCCGCGAAGCTGCTGGCAGAGCAGGGGTGCCGGATCGTCGGCATCAGCGATCGCACGGGCGGGTTCCACAACCCCGAGGGCATCGACGTCGCGGCGGCCATCGCGCACGTGCAGAAGCACAAGTCGCTGGACGGCTTCAACGGCGGCGACCAGCTGTCCAACGAGGAGCTGCTGGAGCTCGACGTCGACGTGCTGGTGCCCGCGGCGCTGGAGAACGTCATCACGAGCAAGAACGCCGCGCGCGTGAAGGCCCGCATCATCGCGGAGGGCGCGAATGGCCCGACGTCGGCGGGCGCGGACGCGATCCTCGAGGAGAAGGGGATCTTCGTCATCCCCGACATCCTCGCCAACGCCGGCGGCGTCACCGTCTCCTACTTCGAGTGGGTGCAGGACCGCGGCGGCTACTTCTGGTCCGAGGACACGGTGAACGAGCGCCTGCGCGACATCATGACGCGCAGCTTCCAGGACGTGCTCGCGCTCTCGCGCCAGCACCGGGTGAACATGCGCACGGCGGCGTACATGCTGTCCATCACGCGCGTGGCGACGGTGCACAAGCTGCGCGGCATCTACGCCTGA
- a CDS encoding 23S rRNA (pseudouridine(1915)-N(3))-methyltransferase RlmH yields MRIVLAVVGRPRGELASAIADYETRAARYWPLAVHEVREESARSLAPEQVREREAERLLERAVPGSALVACDERGEAWTSPRFADWLQRQRDEARDVTFVVGGAYGLAPAVRDRAALRLAVAPWTLPHELARLVLAEQLYRAGTIARGEPYHK; encoded by the coding sequence ATGCGCATCGTCCTCGCCGTCGTCGGCCGCCCGCGTGGGGAGCTCGCGTCCGCGATCGCGGACTACGAGACGCGCGCCGCGCGCTACTGGCCGCTGGCGGTGCACGAGGTGCGCGAGGAGTCGGCGCGCTCGCTGGCGCCCGAGCAGGTGCGCGAGCGCGAGGCCGAGCGTCTGCTCGAGCGCGCCGTGCCCGGGAGCGCGCTGGTCGCGTGCGACGAGCGCGGCGAGGCGTGGACGTCGCCGCGCTTCGCCGACTGGCTGCAGCGCCAGCGCGACGAGGCTCGCGACGTGACCTTCGTCGTCGGCGGGGCGTACGGCCTCGCGCCCGCGGTGCGCGACCGCGCGGCGCTGCGGCTGGCCGTGGCACCCTGGACGCTGCCGCACGAGCTGGCGCGCCTCGTCCTCGCCGAACAGCTCTACCGCGCGGGCACGATCGCGCGCGGGGAACCGTACCACAAGTGA
- the bshC gene encoding bacillithiol biosynthesis protein BshC: protein MSERSHASAAPARAPGPATSPRADVGVAVRTEPLGGSPLARAALAGTLPHAWYPPMPTGTAEWRLHADAVRLQFSAGAWFELLRPAFDVSGEAAARLERSAAGAGIVVTTGQQPGLFGGPLYTLSKAISARALADALEERTGLPVAPVFWAATDDADFEEARGTVVALDGAVRTLRLEAEPIEGTPMSAVPMGDDVRPLFDVLARAAGSAAFVEALDAARAAYVPGATVGDAYVRLLRALLEPLGIAVIDASHPAVREAGFNLLRRALMQSAAIETALAQRTAAIEAAGFAPQVPDVAGRTLVFRDDADGRKARVAVADARAIVPSVKRGSLGPNVLLRPVMERSILPTVAYVAGPGEYAYFAQVSAVATALGVPQPLAVPRWSVTIVEPHVRRALDHLGLDVDDLRHPHAPEADLARRAMPAAVSQALDAVRDAVARATDALREHDEARALLPAPAVEGAARSLEHRIQRLERRYLAALKRRDDVETRALAVARSALFPDGVRQERALNALPLVARHGPALLDAMLAAARTHADALVDGTTRA, encoded by the coding sequence GTGAGCGAGCGCTCGCACGCTTCCGCCGCGCCCGCGCGCGCGCCCGGACCGGCGACCTCGCCGCGCGCCGACGTCGGCGTCGCCGTGCGCACGGAGCCGCTGGGCGGCTCGCCGCTCGCGCGGGCGGCGCTCGCCGGCACGCTGCCGCACGCCTGGTATCCGCCGATGCCCACCGGCACGGCGGAATGGCGGCTGCACGCCGACGCCGTCCGTCTGCAGTTCTCGGCCGGCGCGTGGTTCGAGCTCCTGCGCCCGGCGTTCGATGTGAGTGGTGAGGCGGCGGCGCGGCTGGAGCGGAGCGCGGCCGGTGCTGGCATCGTCGTGACGACGGGACAGCAGCCGGGCCTCTTCGGCGGTCCGCTCTACACGCTCTCGAAGGCGATCTCCGCGCGCGCGCTCGCCGACGCGCTGGAAGAGCGCACGGGGCTTCCGGTGGCGCCGGTCTTCTGGGCCGCCACCGACGACGCGGACTTCGAGGAAGCGCGGGGAACGGTGGTGGCGCTCGACGGCGCGGTGCGCACGCTGCGTCTCGAGGCCGAGCCTATCGAGGGCACGCCGATGAGCGCCGTCCCGATGGGTGATGACGTGCGACCGCTCTTCGACGTGCTGGCCAGGGCCGCCGGCTCCGCCGCGTTCGTCGAGGCGCTCGACGCCGCGCGCGCGGCCTACGTGCCGGGTGCCACGGTCGGCGACGCGTACGTCCGGCTGCTGCGCGCGCTCCTCGAGCCGCTCGGCATCGCGGTCATCGACGCGTCGCATCCCGCGGTGCGCGAGGCCGGCTTCAACCTGCTGCGTCGCGCGCTGATGCAGTCGGCGGCGATCGAGACGGCGCTCGCCCAGCGGACGGCGGCGATCGAGGCCGCGGGCTTCGCACCGCAGGTGCCGGACGTCGCCGGACGCACGCTGGTCTTCCGCGACGACGCGGACGGCCGCAAGGCGCGCGTGGCCGTCGCCGATGCGCGCGCCATCGTGCCCTCGGTCAAGCGCGGCTCGCTCGGGCCCAACGTGCTGCTGCGCCCCGTGATGGAGCGCTCGATCCTGCCGACGGTCGCCTACGTCGCCGGACCGGGCGAGTACGCCTACTTCGCGCAGGTCAGCGCCGTCGCCACCGCGCTGGGCGTACCGCAGCCGCTCGCGGTCCCCCGCTGGTCCGTCACGATCGTGGAGCCGCACGTGCGGCGTGCGCTCGACCATCTCGGGCTCGACGTGGACGACCTGCGGCACCCGCATGCGCCGGAAGCGGACCTGGCGCGGCGCGCGATGCCGGCCGCGGTGTCGCAGGCGCTCGACGCCGTGCGCGACGCGGTGGCGCGCGCGACCGACGCGCTCCGCGAGCACGACGAGGCGCGCGCGCTGCTGCCCGCGCCCGCGGTCGAGGGTGCGGCTCGGAGCCTCGAGCACCGCATCCAGCGACTGGAGCGTCGCTACCTCGCCGCGCTGAAGCGTCGCGACGACGTCGAGACGCGTGCGCTCGCGGTCGCGCGGTCGGCGCTCTTTCCCGACGGCGTGCGGCAGGAGCGCGCGCTGAACGCGCTGCCGCTCGTCGCGCGCCACGGGCCCGCGCTGCTCGATGCGATGCTAGCGGCGGCGCGGACGCACGCGGACGCGCTGGTCGACGGAACCACCCGCGCGTGA
- the murJ gene encoding murein biosynthesis integral membrane protein MurJ — MRRTMGGGRAAALVGIGILASRVLGLVRQGTFSHYFGAGAVADAFNAAMRIPNFLQNLFGEGVLSASFIPVYAGLIGRDEREAADRVAGAVGVLLALTTAVLTLAGIVATPLLVRSVAVGFDAPTRELTIQLVRIVFPGIGLLVGSAWCLGILNSHRRFLLSYLSPVAWNLVIIGALVAWGGRAAEARLATIVAWAAVAGSALQLLVQVPTVRRVAPLLRASLGRGDPNVRQVLRSFAPVLVGRGVVQISSYIDSSLASLVAKGAVTVFTNAQSLSLLPGSLFGMAVTAAELPAMASLHGASDEVARQLCARLARSLRRIAFFVVPSAAAFLALGDVLAGAVFGYGRFTRTDVLWVWATLAGSSIGLLASTQGRLYASTFYALKDTRTPLRFALVRIALTLILGYLAARHVPRLLGIDPRWGTVGLTASAGIVGWIEYALLRGALAARIGAVGVPARTMTRFWLAAAVAAGVGWGTKLLLGSMIRGPAALVTAAVTCGVFGATYLAITAALGEGEAAELLARVRARVGARARR; from the coding sequence GTGCGTCGGACGATGGGCGGTGGTCGCGCGGCCGCGCTGGTCGGCATCGGCATCCTCGCGTCGCGCGTCCTGGGGCTGGTGCGCCAGGGGACGTTCAGCCACTACTTCGGCGCGGGCGCCGTGGCGGATGCGTTCAACGCCGCGATGCGCATCCCCAACTTCCTGCAGAACCTGTTCGGGGAAGGCGTCCTCTCGGCGTCGTTCATCCCGGTCTACGCGGGGTTGATCGGGCGCGACGAGCGCGAGGCCGCCGACCGCGTCGCCGGAGCCGTCGGCGTGCTCCTCGCGCTGACGACCGCGGTCCTGACGCTCGCCGGGATCGTCGCGACGCCGCTGCTCGTGCGATCCGTCGCCGTCGGCTTCGATGCTCCGACGCGTGAGCTGACCATCCAGCTCGTGCGCATCGTCTTTCCCGGCATCGGGCTCCTCGTCGGATCGGCGTGGTGCCTCGGCATCCTCAACAGCCACCGACGCTTCCTGCTGTCGTACCTCTCGCCGGTCGCCTGGAACCTGGTGATCATCGGCGCGCTTGTGGCGTGGGGTGGACGCGCGGCCGAGGCGCGCCTCGCGACCATCGTGGCGTGGGCGGCGGTCGCCGGGAGCGCGCTGCAGCTGCTCGTGCAGGTGCCGACGGTGCGGCGGGTCGCCCCGCTGCTGCGCGCCTCGCTCGGCCGCGGTGACCCGAACGTACGACAGGTGCTCCGCAGCTTCGCACCGGTGCTTGTCGGGCGTGGCGTCGTGCAGATCAGCTCCTACATCGACAGCAGCCTCGCGAGCCTCGTCGCCAAGGGCGCGGTGACCGTGTTCACCAACGCGCAGTCGCTCTCGCTGCTGCCCGGGAGCCTGTTCGGCATGGCGGTGACGGCGGCCGAGCTCCCGGCGATGGCCAGCCTGCACGGTGCGTCGGACGAGGTCGCCCGCCAGCTCTGCGCGCGGCTCGCCAGGTCGCTCCGCCGCATCGCGTTCTTCGTCGTGCCGTCGGCGGCGGCCTTCCTCGCGCTCGGCGACGTGCTGGCGGGGGCGGTGTTCGGCTACGGGCGCTTCACGCGCACGGACGTCCTGTGGGTCTGGGCCACGCTCGCGGGCTCCTCGATCGGGCTGCTGGCGTCGACGCAGGGACGGCTCTACGCGTCGACGTTCTACGCGCTGAAGGACACGCGCACTCCCCTGCGCTTCGCGCTCGTGCGCATCGCGCTCACGCTGATCCTCGGCTACCTCGCCGCGCGGCACGTGCCGCGGCTGCTCGGCATCGATCCACGGTGGGGGACGGTGGGTTTGACGGCCAGCGCGGGCATCGTCGGCTGGATCGAGTACGCGTTGCTGCGTGGAGCGCTGGCGGCGCGCATCGGAGCGGTCGGGGTACCCGCGCGCACGATGACCCGCTTCTGGCTCGCCGCCGCGGTGGCCGCGGGGGTGGGGTGGGGGACCAAGCTGCTGCTCGGGTCGATGATCCGGGGCCCGGCCGCACTGGTCACGGCCGCCGTGACCTGTGGCGTCTTCGGCGCGACCTACCTCGCCATCACGGCCGCGCTCGGTGAGGGCGAGGCGGCGGAGCTGTTGGCGCGGGTGCGGGCGCGCGTGGGCGCGCGGGCGCGGCGATGA
- the uvrC gene encoding excinuclease ABC subunit UvrC, which yields MSDDGLRRAQNATDPDGYYDPMIAPPESVVSKLPHLPESPGVYLWKDAEGVVLYVGKAKRLRSRVRSYFASDHATSPKTRGLVRNIRDLETIVVPTEAHALILEANLIKEYRPRFNIALRDDKSYPYIKVTVQEPFPRVFVTRRLQSDGARYFGPYTDVGAMRRALNVVKRIFTVRSCNYDMPREMPERACLDFAIKRCKAPCIFNQTQEDYGTMIDEVLVFLDGKTAEVARRINARMAEAAENLDFERAAELRDALRHLERMEEPTVVLEIEGGDRDVVGYARDGDDACVAIMRIRGGKLLARDHRFLENTDGDEDPAVLAAFLARSYLGSEERAAELLVPFDFEDREVLEQSLQRTRVVVPQRGSRRQLVDLAQQNARHLLEEFKLSTMEADERAADPVYELQRELGLKKVPRALVCFDISHAQGTDTVASCVWFENGRAKRAEYRKFKVETVVGIDDFASMKEVVGRYFRRRLEEERPLPDLVVIDGGKGQLNAAKEAMDSVGLSDMPMISLAKREEEVFVIGRSDPLRMPRRSPALRMLQQARDEAHRFAVTFQRKRRTIRTVTSELLKIPGVGPIKRRQLLTHFGSIQGLREATPAAVAELPGWTEASARKMLDGLAASDPTKPSAPMPAPALAADDEGTAPAS from the coding sequence ATGAGCGACGACGGCCTGCGTCGTGCCCAGAACGCGACCGACCCCGACGGGTATTACGACCCGATGATCGCGCCTCCCGAATCCGTCGTCTCCAAGCTCCCGCACCTCCCCGAGTCGCCCGGCGTCTACCTGTGGAAGGACGCCGAGGGCGTCGTGCTGTACGTGGGCAAGGCCAAGCGGCTGCGCTCGCGCGTGCGCAGCTACTTCGCGAGCGACCACGCCACGAGCCCGAAGACGCGCGGGCTCGTGCGCAACATCCGCGATCTCGAGACGATCGTGGTGCCCACCGAGGCGCACGCGCTCATCCTCGAGGCGAACCTGATCAAGGAGTACCGGCCGCGCTTCAACATCGCGCTCCGGGACGACAAGTCGTATCCGTACATCAAGGTCACCGTCCAGGAGCCGTTCCCGCGCGTGTTCGTGACGCGCCGGCTGCAGAGCGACGGCGCCCGGTACTTCGGGCCGTACACCGACGTCGGCGCGATGCGGCGCGCGCTCAACGTCGTGAAGCGCATCTTCACCGTGCGGTCGTGCAACTACGACATGCCGCGCGAGATGCCCGAGCGCGCCTGCCTCGACTTCGCCATCAAGCGCTGCAAGGCTCCCTGCATCTTCAACCAGACGCAGGAGGACTACGGCACGATGATCGACGAGGTGCTCGTCTTCCTCGACGGGAAGACCGCGGAGGTCGCCCGCCGCATCAACGCGCGCATGGCGGAGGCGGCGGAGAACCTCGACTTCGAGCGGGCGGCCGAGCTGCGCGACGCGCTGCGGCACCTGGAGCGCATGGAGGAGCCGACGGTCGTCCTCGAGATCGAGGGCGGTGACCGCGACGTGGTGGGCTACGCGCGCGACGGCGACGACGCCTGCGTGGCGATCATGCGCATCCGCGGCGGCAAGCTGCTGGCGCGCGACCACCGGTTCCTCGAGAACACCGACGGCGACGAGGACCCGGCCGTGCTCGCGGCCTTCCTCGCGCGCAGCTACCTGGGGAGCGAGGAGCGCGCGGCGGAGCTGCTGGTGCCGTTCGACTTCGAGGACCGCGAGGTGCTGGAGCAGTCGCTGCAGCGCACGCGCGTCGTGGTGCCGCAGCGCGGCTCGCGCCGGCAGCTCGTCGACCTCGCGCAGCAGAACGCCCGGCATCTGCTGGAGGAGTTCAAGCTCTCGACGATGGAGGCCGACGAGCGCGCCGCCGATCCGGTCTACGAGCTGCAGCGCGAGCTCGGGCTGAAGAAGGTGCCGCGGGCGCTCGTCTGCTTCGACATCTCGCACGCGCAGGGCACGGACACGGTCGCGTCGTGCGTCTGGTTCGAGAACGGGCGCGCCAAGCGCGCCGAGTATCGCAAGTTCAAGGTCGAGACGGTCGTCGGCATCGACGACTTCGCGTCGATGAAGGAGGTCGTCGGCCGCTACTTCCGCCGCCGCCTCGAGGAGGAGCGTCCGCTGCCGGACCTCGTGGTCATCGATGGCGGAAAGGGGCAGCTCAACGCCGCGAAGGAGGCGATGGACTCCGTCGGCCTGTCCGACATGCCGATGATCTCGCTCGCCAAGCGCGAGGAGGAGGTCTTCGTCATCGGACGCAGCGACCCGCTGCGCATGCCGCGGCGCTCGCCCGCGCTCCGGATGCTGCAGCAGGCGCGCGACGAGGCGCACCGCTTCGCGGTCACCTTCCAGCGCAAGCGGCGGACGATCCGCACCGTCACGTCCGAGCTGCTCAAGATCCCCGGCGTCGGGCCGATCAAGCGCCGGCAGCTGCTGACGCACTTCGGCAGCATCCAGGGGCTGCGCGAGGCGACGCCCGCCGCGGTGGCCGAGCTTCCGGGCTGGACGGAGGCGAGCGCGCGCAAGATGCTCGACGGCCTCGCGGCGAGCGACCCGACGAAGCCGTCCGCACCGATGCCAGCGCCCGCGCTGGCTGCGGACGACGAGGGCACGGCACCCGCGAGCTGA